The following proteins come from a genomic window of Penaeus monodon isolate SGIC_2016 unplaced genomic scaffold, NSTDA_Pmon_1 PmonScaffold_3995, whole genome shotgun sequence:
- the LOC119570807 gene encoding uncharacterized protein LOC119570807 has protein sequence MITKDFTLPTEEDLTVQEINISTPALRAAAFHVGKEYGSKVNAQSYIEVGKSTPNRKGHDNVCSCITAVVSNILCAIQDYARVHLARKKKRSPKCISEGKGPDARFP, from the exons ATGATCACCAAGGACTTCACTCTGCCCACTGAGGAGGACCTGACGGTGCAGGAGATCAACATCAGCACTCCTGCTTTACGTGCTGCTGCCTTCCATGTGGGGAAGGA GTATGGAAGTAAAGTTAATGCACAGAGTTACATTGAAGTCGGCAAATCTACTCCCAACCGAAAAGGCCA TGATAATGTTTGCAGTTGTATCACAGCAGTTGTTTCAAATATCCTCTGTGCCATTCAGGACTACGCAA GAGTTCATCTGGCCCGGAAGAAGAAAAGATCCCCGAAGTGCATCTCTGAGGGGAAGGGCCCTGATGCCCGTTTCCCTTGA